In the genome of Globicephala melas chromosome 3, mGloMel1.2, whole genome shotgun sequence, one region contains:
- the ICE1 gene encoding little elongation complex subunit 1 isoform X1, with product MEIEGDFSACEDAGRERLGGAACRDNGVFKEDRNPEAVTQRNEDDRADFSDHDHSFDEDLQAAVDFFKLPPPLLSPVPSPPLLSSPHLGAFPSSLSPEIYFGECTDSSDHDSAQHRNSEPVSEDDTPELLDCFSSSGKSKGTGTWEEKLQPHEATQALNTLEVSEVTAVGFGTFTANLREPAATFPSAHEKHWTVSSEFVSKGERGVLDEAGGQREAWEMDGSVQTEKTRPQPTGSRRVEQLSSGLAVEEGTALGTSDSCHPTLGPWPSNEPSAPEGKTRVSRVIGSPKLEVTKWTLTDGVTSASGRLSTSGHFQGLSGELEKEREAMRGFISGDPSAPGAAGAALVAAVLGLGEELSSPVASSLCGHPRTPSGLEDDAETSVPTEVGPPELHRLEQKSQAAMFTTLDVHSEPPECPIGEGHLENSLHALSPVSGASDSNGQRGSEVGCTTLVKGMNDICSLLQSGFSGAARGGPGERQGPRVELTPSRSGFTSSAGPQSGLIRSGFGFGESTLWHHSDLLQRSGEERLGPQPEREQEAAASSESRGSARKPERAGEDNSSAGFRAPASLLPNQVSVITKQARPETMQGARWEPSRLSRREPPLVTDIDNGAGRTPSGARCGERAPTAPRSREAAAIENAALGVSSSWRKSDFDSPGGSLPVESSHYPTDSTLSFSSDNILVPNQDDVTEATVQEEVQKQSPCLPATNVDTSRLDVDKLPATEVTLSRGFPVGDTVRASGEALAVTMDPSVVQHGPKEHPQLPSHIPGGASPEALDTTETAFSPAFGSKDEEKRVVPQSSLTGALYCYTGIREAGGGDTEVEEGDAPSCSEGENDPEAGLEGGQQSAGGASERGVGAASAGAAETRPSVEVGCLTSALRDCSLSALSETDGLSTSEVVMFLESCQLRDYSSGDSVSECSNKGALNKGMNKELKQSEPSGEKYRKQLCEEETLETSEECVGSSEEDDCPLRDMRRRLAQHSLETLPEVLTRIHQELQPDREDAGGKDAGELQLLNAPDSVTAEREKEQVLPLETAGSSSPLPTAGSDTRGSSPTSGGPGHENTQSRSAGNLDAIGPVDGKEEPSSEPPEPLPLCAAPGVGPGEVAFQCQISTVTSEVINVLINKDQNLVIEKGDNWTIINGVALMPEVDQVILCDAAEDAPVSPDPEGLAAGFIPLPSVEKSPETGRPGPPSQEPQCGSSVAGTQGDISSSGQSTNFDKSRLRNRPVKPSVRISSEIYDQNFETQTVPSDHTYYNSKLEPLSKNKNRSKISNRDQTNKPVKMLASSRMETTQNEVSPSFSGERGNGKTQRSQTQTILASADTSTSADCCADTLSKIRQEVGPPLPPLLAPLIATPPRTSQPASPLTSSSSPCSPVSPHGPISSPCEIPVSPMVSPLLEEPGHSSPPHASPSTAPANDRVLSSPLQFCAATPKHAVPVPGRLPPFASAHPAVAAPQENSVKILDTMYPELSARARTLSILKGNIQLTRGPPADSKNLPGPASAIRGFKAITSSSTAFVKAGGSSGGDCTQDKSRDPEPPQCSGGKRALSAGTPRSAKRLRLDSGSPEPEPPSEGVSRSPQRNPSQAAAVRTEEEGRRLLAVSTVSQSPLSPKEAVESYDRAVAEALKKIAESSFDLLPVIRSHVYVGNISKKPVMRDQEKEVVYEFSTTKKPLAECLLHSILSELKIQKMSVEHNYIHALCRVYVGICRQLGDLERARLFCYSLLKEDFPESEKLTLFIANMWHDIFISQSVINKAMQLVARQRAKGEVLNCLRAFLNWEKNAPADVGFMVSKLLLTIQLCPKTEFQPSERFGEDLSDNTWEYICAIDLLCCHQKWVWTHDNIISKELWPVMDKWIKYRKGHANIAYTPDIIIASILRLIGRLGQLGLKEGFPSAVKNISAVIGMFIQHAQDEDIPWGIQLAAVYALCDLSPSNPAEISKILEAWRTETSHRVPSAVLSSLEEVSALCTEDCG from the exons ATGGAGATAGAGGGCGACTTCTCTGCGTGTGAAGACGcggggagagagaggctgggtGGAGCAGCTTGCCGTGACAATGGTGTCTTTAAAGAGGACCGGAATCCTGAGGCTGTAACGCAGAGGAATGAGGATGACCGTGCTGACTTTTCTGATCATGATCATTCTTTTGATGAAGATCTTCAGGCTGCCGTCGACTTCTTCAAGCTGCCCCCTCCTCTTCTGTCCCCGGTGCCCTCACCCCCTCTGCTGTCGTCCCCACACCTGGGTGCATTTCCGTCCTCACTCTCACCT gaaatCTACTTTGGAGAGTGTACAGATTCCAGTGATCATGATTCAGCCCAACATAGGAATTCTGAGCCTGTTTCAGAAGATGATACACCAGAATTGCTGGATTGTTTTAGCTCATCTGGAAAAAGTAAAGGAACTGGAACATGGGAGGAAAAGCTCCAGCCACACGAAGCCACCCAAGCTCTAAATACATTGGAAGTCAGTGAGGTGACAGCGGTTGGGTTTGGGACATTTACAGCAAACCTGAGAGAACCTGCAGCCACGTTCCCCTCCGCTCATGAGAAACACTGGACGGTGTCATCTGAGTTCGTGAGCAAGGGAGAAAGAGGCGTTTTGGATGAGgcaggaggacagagagaggcTTGGGAGATGGATGGGTCAGTGCAGACAGAGAAGACACGTCCTCAACCCACGGGCAGCAGGCGTGTTGAGCAGCTCTCGAGCGGCCTGGCTGTAGAGGAGGGCACGGCTCTTGGGACGTCAGACTCATGTCATCCTACCCTGGGCCCGTGGCCATCGAATGAGCCCAGCGCACCTGAAGGAAAAACCCGAGTGTCCAGAGTGATAGGATCACCTAAATTAGAGGTGACCAAGTGGACACTGACTGATGGAGTCACTTCAGCATCAGGTCGTCTGTCCACTTCTGGTCATTTTCAGGGACTGTCTGGAGAattggagaaggaaagagaagcaatGCGAGGGTTCATTTCGGGAGACCCTTCTGCCCCAGGAGCAGCAGGGGCCGCGCTGGTTGCCGCGGTGCTCGGTCTGGGAGAGGAGTTGTCTTCCCCCGTGGCCTCATCTCTCTGCGGTCACCCCCGGACTCCCTCTGGGTTGGAGGATGACGCTGAAACATCTGTTCCTACTGAAGTAGGCCCTCCCGAGCTGCATCGTTTGGAGCAGAAATCACAAGCTGCCATGTTCACCACGCTAGATGTACATTCTGAGCCCCCGGAGTGTCCCATAGGAGAAGGCCATCTGGAGAACAGCTTACATGCTCTGAGCCCAGTGTCGGGGGCATCTGATTCTAATGGTCAGAGGGGCAGCGAGGTGGGGTGTACGACCCTTGTGAAGGGCATGAACGATATCTGCTCACTCCTGCAGTCAGGATTCTCGGGAGCCGCCAGAGGCGGGCCAGGTGAAAGGCAAGGTCCGAGGGTCGAGCTCACGCCGAGTCGGTCAGGTTTCACATCGTCGGCAGGGCCTCAGTCTGGCTTGATCAGGAGTGGCTTTGGCTTTGGTGAAAGCACTTTGTGGCACCACAGTGATCTGTTACAGCGAAGTGGTGAAGAAAGGCTGGGACCTCAACCTGAACGTGAACAAGAGGCGGCGGCGTCCTCAGAAAGCAGAGGATCAGCACGCAAGCCTGAACGTGCTGGAGAGGATAACAGTTCTGCAGGATTCAGGGCGCCTGCATCCTTGTTGCCTAACCAGGTGTCAGTTATCACCAAGCAGGCACGGCCTGAAACCATGCAGGGCGCACGATGGGAACCCTCGAGACTGTCTAGGAGGGAGCCCCCCTTAGTGACAGACATTGATAATGGGGCTGGTCGGACACCATCTGGAGCAAGATGTGGGGAGAGAGCGCCCACAGCACCGAGAAGCAGGGAGGCAGCTGCTATAGAGAACGCTGCCCTGGGAGTTTCCTCCTCCTGGAGAAAATCAGACTTTGATTCTCCAGGGGGTTCTTTACCAGTAGAAAGTTCCCATTATCCCACAGATAGTACATTATCTTTCTCTTCTGACAACATCCTGGTCCCAAACCAAGACGACGTGACGGAAGCCACAGTGCAGGAAGAGGTGCAGAAGCAGAGCCCGTGTCTTCCTGCCACAAATGTGGACACGTCCAGGCTGGATGTGGATAAACTTCCAGCCACGGAGGTGACGCTGTCAAGAGGTTTTCCTGTTGGAGACACAGTCAGAGCCTCTGGGGAGGCTCTGGCCGTTACAATGGACCCGTCTGTTGTACAGCACGGCCCAAAGGAGCATCCGCAGCTGCCGTCTCACATTCCCGGGGGTGCTTCTCCTGAAGCTCTAGACACCACAGAGACTGCTTTTTCACCAGCGTTTGGCAGCAAAGATGAGGAGAAACGTGTTGTCCCGCAGAGCAGCCTCACTGGTGCCCTGTACTGTTACACGGGCATCCGCGAGGCAGGCGGAGGTGACACTGAGGTAGAAGAGGGTGACGCGCCAAGCTGCAGTGAGGGAGAGAACGATCCTGAAGCCGGGCTGGAGGGCGGCCAGCAGAGTGCTGGTGGGGCCTCCGAACGAGGCGTGGGGGCTGCTAGCGCCGGTGCGGCCGAGACCAGACCTTCCGTCGAGGTGGGGTGCCTGACCTCGGCTCTGCGGGACTGTAGCCTCAGTGCGCTCTCCGAGACAGACGGACTTTCCACGTCCGAGGTCGTGATGTTTCTTGAAAGTTGTCAgttaagagattatagttcagGGGACTCTGTTTCAGAATGTTCTAACAAGGGAGCCCTAAATAAAGGGATGAACAAGGAATTAAAGCAAAGTGAACCGTCAGGAGAAAAGTACAGAAAGCAACTGTGTGAAGAGGAAACACTAGAAACCTCTGAGGAGTGCGTCGGCTCCTCGGAGGAAGACGACTGTCCTTTAAGGGACATGAGGCGGCGGCTTGCTCAGCACTCCCTGGAGACGCTGCCTGAGGTGCTCACCAGGATCCACCAGGAGCTGCAGCCCGACCGGGAGGACGCTGGTGGGAAGGATGCTGGTGAGTTACAGCTCTTAAATGCACCTGACAGCGTCACAGCGGAGCGTGAGAAAGAGCAAGTTCTGCCTCTGGAAACAGCCGGCTCCTCTTCACCCCTGCCGACGGCCGGCTCGGACACTCGGGGCAGTTCTCCCACTAGTGGTGGACCTGGACATGAAAACACGCAGAGCAGATCTGCGGGTAACTTGGATGCGATCGGGCCAGTGGATGGTAAGGAAGAGCCCTCGTCAGAACCCCCGGAGCCCTTGCCCCTGTGCGCTGCCCCGGGAGTGGGGCCGGGGGAAGTGGCGTTTCAGTGTCAGATCTCTACAGTGACTTCCGAGGTTATAAACGTGCTGATAAATAAGGATCAGAATCTAGTCATTGAGAAAGGGGACAACTGGACCATCATCAATGGGGTAGCTCTCATGCCAGAAGTGGACCAGGTTATCCTGTGTGACGCCGCTGAAGATGCCCCTGTTTCCCCGGATCCAGAAGGGCTGGCAGCTGGTTTCATTCCACTTCCTTCCGTGGAGAAGTCCCCAGAGACCGGTCGCCCCGGCCCTCCTTCTCAGGAGCCCCAGTGTGGCAGTAGTGTGGCCGGAACCCAGGGCGATATTTCAAGCAGCGGTCAGAGTACTAACTTTGATAAAAGTCGTTTGCGGAATAGACCCGTTAAGCCCAGCGTGAGGATTAGCTCTGAGATTTATGATCAGAACTTTGAGACTCAGACGGTTCCTTCTGATCACACGTACTATAATTCGAAACTAGAGCCGCTGAGCAAAAATAAGAATCGATCAAAGATTTCAAACAgagatcaaacaaacaaaccagtgaAGATGTTAGCGTCGAGCAGAATGGAGACTACTCAGAATGAAGTTTCTCCGTCATTTTCTGGAGAAAGAGGGAACGGAAAAACTCAGAGAAGTCAGACGCAGACCATCCTAGCCAGCGCCGACACGTCCACTTCTGCGGACTGCTGTGCGGACACGCTAAGTAAGATCCGGCAGGAGGTGGGCCCCCCCCTGCCCCCGTTGCTGGCTCCTCTGATAGCCACGCCTCCGAGGACTTCACAGCCAGCCTCTCCACTGACGTCAAGTTCCAGCCCCTGCTCACCCGTCTCTCCCCACGGCCCGATCTCTTCGCCGTGTGAGATCCCGGTGTCGCCTATGGTGTCCCCCTTGCTGGAGGAGCCGGGGCACTCCTCTCCTCCACATGCATCCCCGTCCACCGCCCCGGCCAATGACAGGGTCTTGTCATCTCCTTTGCAGTTTTGTGCTGCGACCCCAAAGCACGCCGTCCCCGTGCCCGGCCGCCTGCCCCCGTTCGCCTCTGCCCATCCGGCAGTGGCAGCGCCCCAGGAGAATTCCGTGAAGATCCTGGACACCATGTACCCAGAGCTGTCTGCCAGGGCCCGCACCCTCAGCATCCTCAAAGGGAACATTCAGCTTACGCGAGGCCCGCCGGCCGACTCCAAGAACCTACCAGGGCCCGCCAGCGCCATCAGGGGCTTCAAAGCCATCACTTCAAGCTCAACCGCCTTTGTGAAAGCAGGGGGCAGCTCTGGTGGTGACTGTACGCAGGATAAGTCGAGAGATCCAGAGCCTCCGCAGTGTTCAGGTGGGAAAAGGGCACTGTCAGCGGGCACACCGAGGAGTGCTAAGAGGTTGCGCCTGGACAGCGGGTCCCCGGAGCCAGAGCCCCCCTCAGAGGGTGTCAGCAGGAGCCCCCAAAGGAACCCCTCCCAGGCTGCAGCTGTGAGGACAGAGGAGGAGGGGCGTCGTCTTCTGGCCGTCAGTACAGTCTCACAGTCACCCCTGAGCCCCAAGGAAGCCGTGGAGTCCTATGACAGAGCTGTAGCGGAGGCTCTGAAGAAGATCGCAGAGTCGTCCTTTGACCTGTTACCTGTCATTCGCAGTCATGTGTATGTGGGAAACATCTCCAAAAAGCCTGTGATGAGAGATCAAGAGAAAGAAGTTGTTTATGAATTTAGCACAACAAAAAAG cCTTTAGCAGAGTGCTTGCTTCACTCTATTCTCTCAGAACTGAAAATTCAGAAGATGTCTGTGGAGCACAATTACATCCACGCCCTCTGCAGAGTGTATGTGGGTATTTGTCGGCAGCTGGGAGACTTGGAAAGAGCTCGCTTGTTTTGCTACAGTCTACTTAAGGAAG atTTTCCAGAGTCTGAAAAATTGACTTTGTTCATTGCAAACatgtggcatgatatatttatctCTCAATCGGTGATTAATAAGGCAATGCAGTTGGTAGCCAGGCAACGCGCTAAAGGAGAAGTTTTGAACTGTTTGCGAGCTTTCCTCAATTGGGAGAAG AATGCTCCTGCAGATGTTGGCTTCATGGTTTCTAAGCTGCTTTTGACCATACAGTTATGTCCAAAAACAGAATTTCAGCCCAGTGAAAGATTTGGCGAAGACCTAAGTGATAACACCTGGGAGTACATATGTGCCATTGATCTGCTCTGCTGCCATCAGAAGTGGGTTTGGACACATGACAACATTATAAG TAAGGAGCTGTGGCCTGTAATGGATAAGTggataaaatacagaaaaggacATGCAAACATTGCATACACTCCTGATATTATCATAGCATCAATACTGAGGCTCATTG